The Malaclemys terrapin pileata isolate rMalTer1 chromosome 20, rMalTer1.hap1, whole genome shotgun sequence genome contains the following window.
CCTCCTCCTCGTCGTCATTGTCATTTAGGCCTGCGTTATTAGAATTCTCGCCATCGCTTTCGCGGTCCGACGTAGCCTCGCAGCCCGTTAATATTTCTTCCTTGGACAGAAATTCTGAAGTCAGGCAATCTTCATCCATCTCCAGCCACTCGGTAATGACTTCCGGCGACGTATCCAAACTCAAATGTTTTATCATTGGAAAGAGAAGTTTACCTTTATCCTCTTTTGTCTGCATGTGTGTTTGTAAGACGTCTTCTTCCCAAAATCCTTCATAGTCTGGCTCTGAATCCGTGCCACTGGTGGAGTTTTCCGAGTCTGAGCCGCCTTTGACAGAAAAGGCATCACCGGGAGCCTTCATCCAGCAGTTTTCAATGGACTTTTGTTTTACTCCGTCCCAAGCTtttttaactaaataaataatttccttCATGTTTAACTGTTTCAGGAATTCGGAAATGCCTGAAGACGTTCATGACACAATCACCGAAATCGGTTCCCGtcaataattgtttttaaaattctgaataatGCCCTGGTCTACAGGTTGAATTTTTGATGTTGTGTTGAATGGTAGGTATAGCACTCGAATTTTTCCGTCTCTCGATACCAGTGATTCGGCCGGAGGATGGGCTGGACAATTGTCAAGTAGCAAAAGTGCTTTGGCTTCGAGTTTCTTCAACCGCAGATGCTTACGAACAGCTGGAACAAAGCTGTTGTGGAACCAGTCGTCGAAAATGTGTCTCGTCATCCAAGCATTTTTGCTGTTAGCGTATATTACTGGCAGTTTGGCTCTATTGAGGTGATTAAAGCAGCGAGGGTTATGAAAGCCGCCAATGAGAAGAGGGGTAAGCGTATGGGTAAGAGTCACACGATCTTTTATCTTTTGAAATCCAGCTGTTTTCTGTGTCTCGTAATTAAAGGCTAAAGTCTTAGCAGGTAGCAGGTTTGCAAATAAAGCTGTTGCATCACAATTACAAAGTTGTTCTTCCTGGTAGTCTTCATtttgtaaaatagattttaacaTGGCGGGAAACGCGTTCGCAGCCGCGGCTTTCTCCCGAAATCGACACCTGCGCGATGCCATGACGCGTTTTAAAACGACTTGTAAACCCCTTGCTGGCTTGGAATGATTCATCCCCCGTTCAATGTCCAAATTTTGTCGCTTGGGCTTGAAGAATTGGCCCACTTAGTGGCATTCCTTTCGGCCTTTCCTGAGCAAACCACGTGCGCGTGGCTTTGTCTGTTGTGGGTTTTGCTGAATAGCGCACACGTTTTCGCTTAAGCCCCGCGGCAGAATCAATATTTGGTACAGAGCCATTCAGTTTCGATTCGTTTTTTTAGCCATTCTCGGAGAGTAGATTCGGCAATCCCAATGTCTTTTGAAACTTTGGCCTGGGTTTCTCTGCTATTTACTCAATATATTGCAGCTAGTTTTTCTTCTACAGTGTAGGAACGCTGCCGCTTGCCCTCTGCTATTATATGAGGCCTACAGTTAAAATTTTCGaatgtagtatatatattgtattaCTATATAACTACAGTACTACTGGACATATTATATATCTCTCTAGCGTGACAGTGACTAAGCGTGCGTGATACGTCTTTACCAATATCGGTAAAGACGTACAACACATTTCCGCTCCGCACTTCCTGTCGATTTCTGTGTCAGTGAGTTAGTGAGCAAATCTGGAGCGCTACATAGCAAGTTCCTGTACCTCATGTTAACGAGTCTCGCgtgttaaataggtagcactgggaggcatggcGCAACCGCGCTTTAAGCGGATTCGCGTGtaaacgggtctgtactgtaATAAGCCTCTCACCTTCCTGGCGACAAGAAGACAACTTCAAAATGTGTAATGGATCCAGTGGCCTCTGCCTGAGTCAGCAGCCAGCCTGAAACAGGAGCTCTGGCCCAGCAATCATGTGTGGGTTGTTGACCCTGAAACCTAACGACTGAGACGTAAAAAGGTCACAGTTCTTAACTATTTTGCTGCCGATTACACCTGCACACCTGCACATCAGCGCTGTGGGAGTGACTGGGCAGCACTTAAGCTTGTAGATGGAGCTTGGGAGCCACCACTTTCCTCCCCCACCATCACATTCCCTGCATCTCGGACACACACAAGGATGTCTTGGCTTCGCTGTGGCTGGCACAATATCCAGGCAATTTGCTAGGGAAATACCTGGCAGATGCTGCTTCAGATTTGTCCCCATTGTGATCTGATCTATCATCTTTGCAGGGACCCCTGTCACTCCCAACCCCCACCACCCTCTTAAGAACATTAGAACGGCTgcactgggtcagcccaaaggtccatccagcccagtatcctgtcttccgaccgtggccaatgccaaatgccccagagggaatgaacagaacagggaatcatcaagtgatccatcctctgttgcccattcccagcttctggcaaacagaggctagggacaccatccctgcccatcctgtctgatagccattgatggacctgtcctccgtgaacttctctagttcatttttgaaccttattatagtcttggccttcacaacatcctctggcaaggagttccacaggttgactgtgtgatgaaatacttccttgtgtttgttttaaacctgctgcctattattttcattgggtgtcccctagttcttgtgttacaagaaggagtaaataacacttccttatttactttccccacaccagtcatgattttatagacctctattttATCCCCACTTAGttgttcttttcccagctgaaaagtcccaatcttattaatttctcctcatacggaatctgttccatccccctaatcatttttgttgcccttctctgacccttttccaattccaatatctcttttttgagatggggcgaccacatctgcacgcaatattcaagatgtgggcgtaccatggatttatatagaggcaatatgatattttctgtcttattctctatcccttttttaatgattcccaacattctgttcgtttttttgactgccgctgcacattgagtggatgttttcagagaactctccacaatgacgccaagatctttcttgagaggtgacagaccccatcgttttgtatgaatagttgggattatgttttcccatgtgcattactttgcatgtatcaacattgaatttcatctgccattttgttgtccagtcccccagtttagtgaggtccctttgtagctcttcgcagtcagctttggacttaactatcttgagtagttttgtatcgtctgcgaattttgccacttcacggtttaccccttttcccaggtcatttatgaatatgttgaataggactgggcccagtacagacccctgggggaccccactatttacctctctcctttatgaaaactgaccatttattcctaccttttgtttcctgtcttttaaccagacttgcatctgaagaagtgaggttcttacccacgaaagcttatgctcccaatacttctgttagtcttaaaggcgccacaggaccctctgttggtttttacagattcagactaacatggctacccttctgatactgtcttttaaccagttactgatccatgagaggaccttccctcttatcccatgacagcctactttgcttaagagcctctgGTGAGAGACCTCGCCTCAGAACTCACCCCTCCTTACACCTCTCTCTTGCTATTGGACCAGCTGACCCCCCAGCGCCCCTTAATCTTTACCTCCCATGCATGCAGCCACCCCTAATCTGGCTCTCTGCTGCAGGACACATTCAGATCCATTGCAGGGGCATGTTCTCTGCATCACACTAGGAGGTGCATAGGCTCCAGGGACCCTGTTCCCTAGCAGGTTCCCCACCttgccttccccctccttcccgccctcAGCAGccatcctcccagccccagagcagccccGCTCCTCCGACCCCCTTGGAAAACAGGAGCCAGTTTGGGGCAGCGGGGTCACACCAGGGCAGAGGGGGCAGCGCCGGGACATGTAGGGATCGGAGAGGTGGAGCCAGGGCTGCTGTTGGGGTCTTCTGGGCCTCACAGTTGGTGGACTGTAAAGGGGACTGAAGAGGGTCCCGATGAGGAAGAGGATAGTGGGCCCACAGCAGGCCAGAGCGTTGGGTGTGCGGACGCCGGGACGTTGCTTCTGGCCCAAGTCCCTTCAGTTGCTTGCGGGGGCGGGAAGGTTAGTGAGTCAGGCCGGTTTCTATCAGGACTGGGTGTTGAGATCCCCCCAAATCTGCCAGTAGTCCCCAATAGTGCAGGGCTGAGAAAGCTTCGCCGGAGGCCGGGTATGTCTGTCTGGGTATGGCCCTCCCAGCCACCGCCCAGAATAAAAgcgggcagccagggggctcctcgACCTCTATTGCCAGCCCGAAAGGAGATCATTGCCCGGGGCACTGTCCCAGACCCATGCAGAGGAAAACCCGATCAAACACACAACCGGCTGCTAGAACAACAATGCTGTTTATTAAACAGAAGGGAAAGGGGATAAGGGAGTGTTTCATTTCTTAATGAAAAATAACTCTCATAAACAAACCCTCAAAACTCATAACACAGAGAgaacaatccctcccccccccacacacacacatgttgcaATAACAAAATCAGTTCAAACGCGACGTTTATGCGTATTTTAGAATTCAGGCCTTTTTCTgacatgattttaaaacaaaactcacaTTTAAAAGTCTTCGTGATTCCTGTGATGtgtaaaacaaaatgaacaaCACTTGGTTGGGAAAAGACgtttcaaacaaaacaaatctacTTAAGACAAAAGTCTTGCGCCCATCCGGCCCGATGGATGCTGCCTCGTTGACAAATGCTCAAAATTAAACCTCCGCAGGAGTTAAGCAGGACAAGGGCAAAACGATGAAACTTCCGGTTCTTTGGCACTGGTTCTCTTCCGACGGAAGTCATCGCAAGGCAGGGATACCAAaaccaggctgctgtggggatttAAAGAAACCAGGGCGACTTTCGACGTGGCTGCGTCAAATCCACCCTGGAATTTAAATGCGAACTAGGAAACAAACGGGGGAAAACTAAACTTCAATTCCAAGCCCCTTCTGGCTCCCTGGTGAAAGGTCCCAGGTTTTGTCCCAGGGTGGAGGAGGTTTCTTCCCCTGCCGTTCACCGTCTCACTACGAAGCCAGCCGAGTTGCGCCCGCCTTTGCAGTAGAGGGACTGCTTCTCTTGATTGCGCGGGCAGTATTTCAGCGTGTGGGCACCGTCGCCCGTGGCACCGCACACCGGGCAGACGTAGTTGCGCAGGATGGGACACAGCACGGTACCATCCGCTTGCTTCAGCAAGTGGGAGGAGTAGACCCTCTTGGATTCCCCATTGTGCCTGCAGAAGTTGCATATGAATCTGCCGGGCGTCTGAGGGGTGGCCGCCCCGTTCTGCCCACTTTGAGGACAGCTGCTGCCGTTGCTCCTGTTCCACCCCGATGACTTCGGGCTCGAGGCGTCCCCCGGAGTCATTTGAAGGGAGGTCCCTGGCAGGCAGGGATCTGCCGTCTCACAGGTTAGGAGGCTCCTGGACCCCCTTCTGTGCTCCTCAATGATTTCGCCAAGAACCTTTGACAGGTTCAAGTAGTCCCGCCACATGTTGAAGTCATGCGCGATCGTGACGGGCGGAGAAGGTGGCCCGGAAAGCCAGACGGGAAGCATGGTGCTCATCAGAGAAGCCCCCTCCTCTGCAAAAAAAACTCCTCGACCCCTGTTCCTTTAATAGGCTTGGCCTGCAGTAGGCAGCATTGCGAGCAGGCTGCACTGTGCCCATCCAGTGCAAGGAGGTGGAGTCTGAGATTTAAAGGGCCGGAAATCAAAACAGAAAAGCATCCCCAAGCAGAGATTAATgagctaaatacacctctaccccgatataacgcgacccgatataacacgagttcggctataacgcggtaaagcagcgctccgggagggcgggactgcgcactccggcggatcaaagcaagttcgatataacgcggtttcacctataacgcggtaagattttttggctcccgaggacagcgttatatcggggtagaggtgtatcaaggTTCAGTTATAGCAAATCTACTGCTACATCAGACGCACCCCTCTTCTAGAAAACTGAATtccattttcccctcccttctgctCCAGAAACTCATGTCCTAGTCGGGAGTAGCATATCCtctatgaatgtatctagttctttattgaatcctgttatagtcttggccttcacaacatcctgtggcaaagagttccacaggttaactgtgtgttgtgtgaagaaatccttccttttgtttgttttaaacctgctgcctattaatttcattgggtgacccctagttcttgtgttatgagaaggagtaaataacacttccttatttactttctccaaaccagtcatgattttgtagacctgtcatatccccccttaatcgtctcttttccaaactgaaaagttccaatcttattaatctcttttcgtacggaatctgttccatacctctcatcgtttttgttgcccttttctgaatcttttccaatgccaatatatctttttttgagatggggcgaccagagctgcatgcagtattcaagatgtgggcgaaccatggatttatatagaggcaatatgatattttcctctcttattattagggccctaccaaattcatggtccattttggtcaatttcatgggtcataggattttaaaaattgtaaatttcatgatttcagctacttaaaaaaaaaataattaatggagatatcctatctcctagaactggaaagaaccttgaaaggtcatcaagtccagcactctgccttcactagcaagaccaagtaccaattttgccctagatccctaagtggccccctcaaggattgaactcacaaccctgggtttagcaggccaatgctcaaaccactgagctatccctcccctgaaatctgaaatgtcatggtgttgtaattgtaggggtctagACACAAAACGGAGTCGtgtgggggtcacaaggttattgtagggggaggttgcaatactgctacccttacttctgcactgcggcTGCCAGggtactgccttcagagttgggcacctggccaacagccgctgctctccagccgcccagctcagaaggcagcagcgcagaagtaagggtggcaatatgaCGAcccctcctaaaataaccttgcaacccccctgcaactcccttttgggtcaagaccccgaATTTGAGAAGCTCTGGTCTCCCTCGTGACATCTGtttagtatagggtaaaagcacacaacggtccagatttcacggggggagaccagatttcatggaccgtgacacgtttttcatggccgtgaatttggtagggccctacttattatctatccctttcttaataattcccaacattctgtttgcttttttgactgccgctgcacattgagtggatgttttcagagaactctccacaatgacaccaagatctctttctggagtggtaacagctaaattagactccatcgttttgtatgtagagttgggattatgttttccaatgtacattactttgcatttatcaacattgaatttcatctgccattttgttgcccagtcacccagtttggtgagatccctttgtatctcttcgcagtctgcctgggacttaactattgtgaaaagttttgtatcatctgcaaattttgccaccctGTTTCTCAATTGATTTTGGAATAGAGTGTGCAGACAGGGAGTTATTCCGGAACGCCTGCATTATCCTGGAATTGCTATCGAGTGAAATAGTTGTTCCAGAATAACTCCGAATCAGGGAAATATGCTGGAGTAAAGTGAGTTTGTTTTGGAATAGACCGTGGGGAGGAGAGGTATTATGGAATACCTGAGTTATCCCAgaattccccatgtagacaatgcCTAAGAAAAGAcagggaaattaaatgcaaaaaagcgCCAGCATGAATGCAGGTTGAAACATCAAGCCATCAATATTAGGAAATTTGAGCAGTTAAATGTAGCCAGCTCTCATGATGTGTTGTCTTGTTTTCCTTAGTCAAGCGAAACAGTCCTGACCAGCTCATTGAAGTGCTAACGTTGCCAAGGAAAACCGGAatagaaaaaaacacttttgcaGACTCACAGCAAGGCCAAGTTAGCTCTGTGGAGCCACCTCACATTTTGGAAAAGTCCAGTTTGGGGCTCAAGCCTGCAAACCCACATGTCTGCcagcagccccattgacttcaaagcaaAGTGCGGCACTGGGGCCTTTGATTGTTTGGCATTTCAACCCTCCCCTTCAAGTAAGGGGAGGTGTCTTGTATTTCATTTCCCTGGTTGCTGCCCTCCCAGTGCTCCTTCTGCGCTACCCCTGCCTCATTCTGTTCTGGTCTATTTCCAGGGTCAGTTCTTTGGGTCAGAGACCTTTTGTGACCCTGTGCAGATCAAGTGCAATGGGGCCCCCATCTGGGTGGGGCCTTAGGCACGACCCTAACCAACATGATTAATCATAACCTGCTTTCGGGGCATTAATTGGGGCCTCTGATGTTTGTCTGTTTATGTGTCTATCGCACCTGCCCCGGTGCCACTCTGTCTGGAACAAGTTGGAAGTTTGTATCTTTCCCTGGCACCTCCCCTCCCTGGATGCTCTAGGGAGGTAAGTTACAGACCCCTGAGGActgagtgaaactgaccagagcaGTTGTTCTCGACCTTTCCAGACTCCGGTACCACTTTCAGGCATCTGATTTGTCTGGCGTACCCAGGGGCTGCTctctgttttttgctgccccaagcacggcagtcaagcggccttcggcggcgtttctgcggatGATCTGCCAGTCCCGTGCCTTCAGCGTACCCAAATTGCCGcggaagccacgggaccggcggacctcccgcaggcatgccaccgaaggatgcctgactgccgccctcacagcgaccggcatgCCGCCctccgcggcttgctgccccaggcatgcgcttgctgcgctggtgcctggagccgcccccgggcgtacccccaagtttcacctcacataaaaacgacttgcttacagaAGCAGACCTCAAAATACCAAAGCATATACGCGCTATAACTGACCTGGTGCTTCCTTTCTCATTGCGCTCGTCATGTGTCAGTATCTAATGCCTGGATCtgcaattttcactccatgcatcccaagaagtgggttttttacccacgaaagcttatgcccaaataaatctgttagtctttaaggtgccaacggactccttgttgtttttgtggctacagactaacacggctaccccctgatacttgtgtcCGTATGACAGTTTAATttgcactgacttcgctagtgctgtTTATGTAGCctgcctgttgtaaaaccaggcaaatctCTAGAGGAGtcgatgtaccccctggaaggccCTGGTGGAGAAGCACTGGACCAGACTCAGGACATAGAAAAGGAGACACAGACGGTTCGGGGCTGGAGGTGAAAGGAGACAGCAGCTGTGCTGAGTGAGCAAGGACTGCCATACCTGCTCCGTCTGGGCGGGTGGGGTGAAGCTCAACGTGTAAACAAGCCGGACAAAGTGccccctgtgacgaagtgggaattttctgtaatatgttTATGAGGCcgatgtgtgcctcagtttcccctggttACCCAGTGGAGGGCAAAGGGCTAAGTCTGCTCTTGGAGGGCAGTGCAGGACACGAGGCGAGGAGGGGGGCACACTGACGGGGTTCCTCCACGAGACGGCTTAAAAGCCGAGGCCTAGCACAGATCCCGTGGGGCCGtgacacacacaacccccccccagtCACTTGATCTGTGACCATGAGGCTGGGTCAGGGCCAGTGAAaacgcaggggtgtgtgtgtctcgcGGTTGGATTCTCCCCTGCAGATCCACCGGGAATTGCCCTGGTGCAGGGGGATAGAACTGCCCACAGGGGTCTGCTGCAGAAATGCATTCGCTGCTCTTCCTCCCCCAACCCAGTGTGGGGATCCCCGGAGAGTagccccggacacctgggttctgcgATTTGCAAGTGACCAGCCACCTGCATCCCCTTGAGAGCCAGGAAGAGCAGCTAAACAGGGTCatctcacccccgcccccatcgGGCTTTCACGAGGGGCCTGATCCTCCCACTCAGGGCACCCCTGTCCTTGGCCTCCCTGCCACGGGCAGCTGGAGGGTCCCTCATTTCAGGGAGGGGCCCAGTGGGGAGTTCTAACCCCAGGAGATTGCTTGAGGAGCGGTGGAGGAactaccccctccccagaaccgGCTGGTCTGAAGGCACATGGGATCCAAGGGTTGTGTCCGATTACAGGGGCTGGCACCTGTGCACTGGGGGGGCCTGAGCCAGGGCTGGGCCGTGCTGGGGGCAGCGTTGCAGCGGGCGAAGCTGTTTAAAGGTGTTTGTGAGGGACTGAGGCTCGGAGAGAGCAAGCAGAGGGCGGATCCTCTATTTGAATCGGGCCTCGCAGTTCATAAATCCGGCCCTGGATTTATGAACTGCAAGGCCCGATTCAAATACCCGGTGGCGGTCCGGggcttcggcagcacttcggcggagGGGGGTCCGCTCCGGGGCTTCCGCCGCACCAAAGACCCCcccactgccgaagacccggagcagacccccccacacacacaccgcctaaATGCGGCCTAAATGCAGACCCCGTCATCAGCCTGGgcgcatgtcctccggaatggtggatgaagcatgaagggacatatgaatctttagcgcatttggcacgtaaatatcttgcaacgccagccacaacagtgccatgagaacagctgtaaacattgtaaacaagaagtgggtaggattatctcccataaatgtaacaatcttgtttgtctgagcgattggctgaacaagaagtaggactgagtggacttgtagggtctaaagtttgacactgttttatttttgactgcagttattttatgtacataattccacatttgtaagttcaactgtcacggtaaagagattgcactagagtacttgtgtgaggtgaagtgaaaaatacgatttcttttggtttttttacagtgcaaatatttaatcaaaaataatctcaagtgagcacagtacactttgtattctgtgttgtaattgaaatcaatgcatttgaaaacgtagaaaacgtccacaaatatttgaataaatggtattctattgtttaacaactGCCGCGGGGGGAtggaaccctgcagctcccagcttcaggttggggggtggccctggagctcccagccacccggCATCTGCCCAGGGTCTTCCCATATGATTgtatcatggattttttttagtaaaactcaCAGACAGGTCAAAGTTTCCCTgaattttgtttattgcccatgacctgtccatgacttttactaaaaatatctgtgacaaaatcatagaagatcaggattagaagggacctcaggaggtcatctagtcccaccccctgctcaaagcaggaccaatccccagacagattttagccccagatc
Protein-coding sequences here:
- the NANOS2 gene encoding nanos homolog 2 — translated: MLPVWLSGPPSPPVTIAHDFNMWRDYLNLSKVLGEIIEEHRRGSRSLLTCETADPCLPGTSLQMTPGDASSPKSSGWNRSNGSSCPQSGQNGAATPQTPGRFICNFCRHNGESKRVYSSHLLKQADGTVLCPILRNYVCPVCGATGDGAHTLKYCPRNQEKQSLYCKGGRNSAGFVVRR